The Fusobacterium pseudoperiodonticum DNA window ACCTGTCATATAGTTACTAAGTAGACATCTTCCAGAAATTGCCATACACATAGCTCCGTGTACAAAAACTTCTAATTCTATATCAGGTACTTTTTCTCTAATTTCTTTAATGTTTTCTAAAGAAATTTCTCTTGCAAGTACAACTCTTTTTGCTCCCATATCTTTCCACATTTTAACTGATCTCCAGTTTGTGTTACTTGCCTGTGTACTGATACTTATGTTTAGATCAGAATTTTCTTTTACAACTTGGAATACTCCCAAGTCTGCAACTATAACTCCATCTACTCCTATTCTTTCTAAGAACTTTACATAGTCTGGTAAGGCATCCAATTCATCATTGTGTGGAATTATATTAAGAGTTACATAGACTCTTTTTCCTCTTTCATGAGCATAGTTAACAGCTTCTTCTAATTCTTCATCAGAAAAATTATTACTTCCAGCTCTCAAATTAAACATTTTTCCACCCATAAATACAGCATCTGCTCCATAGTGTAGTGCCATTTTAAATTTTTCCATATTCCCAGCAGGTGCTAGTAATTCCGCTTTTTTCAAAATATCATCCCTTCTAAAATTTTTATTTCACTTCATCTGTATAACTTGTGAATTTTGTGAATTCACTTAAGAAATTAAGCTTTACTGTTCCAGTAGCTCCATTTCTGTGTTTACCAATAATTAATTCAGTAATTCCTTTGTTTTCAGTGTCAGGTATATAATACTCTTCTCTATAAAGAAAAGCAACTATATCCGCATCTTGTTCTATGGCTCCAGATTCTCTCAAATCGGAAAGCATAGGTCTTCTGTCAACTCTACTTTCAACAGCTCTTGATAATTGTGAAAGAGCTATCACAGGTACATCTAATTCTCTTGCAAGTCCTTTTAATGCTCTTGATATATCAGAAATTTCTTGCTGTCTACTTGCTTCAGAGCCTCTACCTTTCCCTGTTCCATTTATTAATTGTAAGTAATCTATTACTATTAAATCTAAAAGACCTTGAGTTTTCATATTTCTCGCATAAGATCTTATTTCTAAAACATTTGTATGTGGTAAATCGGCAACATATATCCCCAAATTAGATAAGCTAGTTGTTGCCAATGTCAATTTATTCCATTCATCTTCTTCAAGATAAACATTTCTTAATTTATTTTGAGAAATTCCTGATTCCATTGCTAAAAGTCTTTGGTATAGCTGTTGAACAGGCATCTCAAGACTGAAAATCAACACATTTTTCTTTTCTTTAGCAGCATTCAATGCTAAGTTTAGAGCAAAGGCTGTTTTTCCCATGGCTGGTCTTGCAGCTAGGATTATTAAGTCAGAATTATTCAATCCACTTGTCATTCTATCTAGATCAACAAAGCCAGTTGGTATCCCTAATGTCTTACCACGATTTGCAGTTACATTGTCTATTCTTCTCATTTCATCTAAACTTGCTGTTTTCATGTCAATTATACTATTTTTTAGTATATTTTTAGATAGATTTAAAACTTTTGACTCTGCTTCATCCATAATTTCTTCAGCTGTTCTGACATCAGTATGTGCAGTCTTAGTTATTTCCATTCCTACTTGCCCTAATCTTCTTAGCATAGCCTTTTCTTTTATTAATTCAGCATATTCTAAAAGATTATATGAACTAGTATTTTCATCTATAATTTCAGTCAATACTTGAAGAATTTCTTCTTCATTTTTTAAATCGCTTTTTTTTATCTCTTCAACCACTAAAATAGGATCTACTCCTCTACTTTCAGAGAAAAGATTTTCAATCGCTTTATATATTTCAGCATGTTCTTTTTTATAGAAATCATCTGATTTAATAATGTATTTTATTTCATCTAAAGAATTCACATCAAAGAAAATTCCTCCTATTAGAGCCCTTTCAGCTTCTAAACTATAAGGAATCCTATTTAGTTCTTCAAATTCCATTTTCCCTCCATTATTTTGCAACTACGTTTATTTTTACTACTGCCTTTACATCTGTAAATAATTTTATTACTACTTCATCAGGTCCTAAAGCTTTTATATTTGCTTCTATTTTCTTTTTATCTATATCTAGACCTAATTCATCTTTAATATGGCTTGCTATTTCTTTGCTTGTTATTGCTCCAAATAGTTTTCCATTTTCTCCAGCTTTAACTGAAAGATTTAAAGTTTTAGCTTCTAATATTTTCTTTAATTCTAAAGATTTATTTCTTTCTTCTTCAAGCTTTTTAGCTTCTTTTTTCTTTCTGCTTTCTATTTTTTGTAATTCTTCAGGAGTAGCTAAAACTCCTTTTTTTCCTTTTAAAAGGAAGTTATGAGCATATCCATCAGATACTGTAACTATTTCCCCTTTTCTTCCTTGTCCTGCCACATCTTCTAAAAGTATAACTTGTATTTTTGCCATTTCAATGACCCCCTTATATTCTATATTTTTATTTCTTTTACTTCTATAAATTCAAAACTTACCAATGCACCTAATATAAATACAAATGGTGCATATTGTAAGCCTATCATCATACTTATTGCATGTTTTATTATATTTGCTTTTACTCCTATTCTATCAAGTAAACTATATATAATTTTTATTCCATACAATACATACATCCATTTTATACATTCTAATATATTGTTTTCAATCAATAGATTGCTTGATATATTATATTTGTGTGCCCATAATATCAACATATATGGTATTAACCAATAACATGAAATTTTCCATAATTTATATGTACTAGGTATAAGATTTAAGAAAAGAAAAAAGTAAGAAACTATTACAACAAAAAATGCTCC harbors:
- the dnaB gene encoding replicative DNA helicase, coding for MEFEELNRIPYSLEAERALIGGIFFDVNSLDEIKYIIKSDDFYKKEHAEIYKAIENLFSESRGVDPILVVEEIKKSDLKNEEEILQVLTEIIDENTSSYNLLEYAELIKEKAMLRRLGQVGMEITKTAHTDVRTAEEIMDEAESKVLNLSKNILKNSIIDMKTASLDEMRRIDNVTANRGKTLGIPTGFVDLDRMTSGLNNSDLIILAARPAMGKTAFALNLALNAAKEKKNVLIFSLEMPVQQLYQRLLAMESGISQNKLRNVYLEEDEWNKLTLATTSLSNLGIYVADLPHTNVLEIRSYARNMKTQGLLDLIVIDYLQLINGTGKGRGSEASRQQEISDISRALKGLARELDVPVIALSQLSRAVESRVDRRPMLSDLRESGAIEQDADIVAFLYREEYYIPDTENKGITELIIGKHRNGATGTVKLNFLSEFTKFTSYTDEVK
- the rplI gene encoding 50S ribosomal protein L9, with translation MAKIQVILLEDVAGQGRKGEIVTVSDGYAHNFLLKGKKGVLATPEELQKIESRKKKEAKKLEEERNKSLELKKILEAKTLNLSVKAGENGKLFGAITSKEIASHIKDELGLDIDKKKIEANIKALGPDEVVIKLFTDVKAVVKINVVAK